From the Catenulispora sp. EB89 genome, the window CTTCACTCTCCCACCGACTGTGCGGCCTGCCTAGGAACACGCTTTAGTGCCACACGCGGTTCTTCCGCAGCGCTCTCCGCTTCAACGAGCCGTTCAGCAGCAACAGCAGGAGTCCGAGGACCGCCGCCCCTGCGGCGGCGGCGAAGATCTTGTCCCGGCGGGAAGGCAGCAGCCCCGCCTTGGCCGTGGCGGCCGCCTTCGTGGAGTTCTTCAGAGCCTCTGTGGTCATGTGCCCTGGAGAGGACTGCGCAGGGGTGGCGGAGGAGGCGCTACCGCTTGTCGCCGGAGCCGGCGTCGTAGGCGCCGGAATCGGAGCCGACACGGGGAGGGAAGCCGCCAGGGGAGCCGCACCGGGGAGCAACGGGTTGTCCTTGGCGACCGGTGCACCAACGCTTAGCGCGGCCAACGGATTGACGATGCCGTATCCGTACGCGTTGTCGCGCTGTAGTCCGGTCGCTCCGCCGGCCTTGGTAGCGGTCGCCAGGAGAGCGCGGATGGTCTGCCCCGCGGTCCAGTCCGGATGCATCGCACGGACCAACGCGACGGAAGCGGTCACGTAGGCGGACGACTCACTGGTGCCCTTCGCAGTCTTCGGCACTCCGTTGGCATCCTCTACAGGGATCCCCACTCCGGGGGCCGCCAGGGCGACCTGCGATCCGTAGGACGAGCCCGACCACCGGGTACCCGTCTCGTCGATCGCGCCGACCGCCACCACCCCGGGATAGGCCGCCGGGATGATGACGTGCTCCGCCCCGTAGTTCCCGGCGGCGGCGACCACCACGATGTCCGCGGCCTCGGCCTGCTTCACGGCCGCCGCCATCCCCGGGGTGTCCGCGGTGCCGAGCGACATGTTGATCACCTTGACGTGCTGGGCGACCGCGAACTTGATGGCGTCGGCGATGTGCACCGGGTCCGAGCCGGTCTCCTGCTGCATGCGCACCGGCAGGATCTTCGCCTCGGGCGCCAGGCCGTGCAGTCCGTCTCCGGCGCCGGTCCCGGCAATCAGGACGGCCATCGTGGTGCCGTGGCTGTCCGTGTCGGTGTCGACGTGCGCGATGCCGGTGCTGTCCGAGCCGAGCGAGAAGTCCGCGCCGGGGAGGAGGTTGTCGCGGGTGTCGCCGAGCGGCGAGACTC encodes:
- a CDS encoding S8 family serine peptidase; amino-acid sequence: MPKAAPQWPLTYLKADQVWQHTKGAGVTVGLVDSGVSPLGDTRDNLLPGADFSLGSDSTGIAHVDTDTDSHGTTMAVLIAGTGAGDGLHGLAPEAKILPVRMQQETGSDPVHIADAIKFAVAQHVKVINMSLGTADTPGMAAAVKQAEAADIVVVAAAGNYGAEHVIIPAAYPGVVAVGAIDETGTRWSGSSYGSQVALAAPGVGIPVEDANGVPKTAKGTSESSAYVTASVALVRAMHPDWTAGQTIRALLATATKAGGATGLQRDNAYGYGIVNPLAALSVGAPVAKDNPLLPGAAPLAASLPVSAPIPAPTTPAPATSGSASSATPAQSSPGHMTTEALKNSTKAAATAKAGLLPSRRDKIFAAAAGAAVLGLLLLLLNGSLKRRALRKNRVWH